Sequence from the Bombus pyrosoma isolate SC7728 linkage group LG3, ASM1482585v1, whole genome shotgun sequence genome:
atatatttatattatatatttacgatGCAATGTATTTATACAGTGATACAGTATCGTAATCtatttaattagatataatGCAGTTGTCATAATCAATAACAAcacacaattatttttaaaacaaccttttatttattaaggaATGTATAAactaaatgttttattttcagtattataaaatatctccGCGAGCGTGTAGTACAAGAAGTGTGCATCAAACGGGTATCTCAACTTCTGTAAGCGAACAAGAAAGTGATAACGATTCTGACACCGAACAAGAAAAAGTAAGATACtgtttaaagttttattatttaagatgTTGTAATACAGTAACAATCTAATCccagttatttattattttttttaatatgtggTAACTAATCATtcaataaaaagttatttagaatatttttatttatcaggGACAATCGCTTTTCTGGAGAAGGAAAATACGGACACTACATTGTCATTTGGATATTAATAAAGACGGAGTTATCAGTCACGACGATTTTATGTTGTTCGCAGAAAAATTTTCTGACTTGGGACACTTAACTccagaattaaaaattgaattcaaaaaattaatgaatgtAAGTCAGTCTCTTTTTTATGCATTCTGTGtatcaaaatgaaatagtatataatacttttaagttatttatttatatataggaGATATGGGAAGAACAATGGGGAGAAATTAGTCCGTATAATCTTATttgtatcgaaaaatatttgaagaaaatgcaACATGTTCTTAATGACTCATCATTGAAGAGAAAATGTCATtattttttgccatttttattcaaagtatgtttttaaaaatatgcatttatataaattaaccCATTGAGGACGACATACGATtcgcaatttctttttgtGCAACCGACGATATTTTGTGACATATAGATTTCCAAAATGAGTTAAGAATGCATCAGTAATCGTACTTACGATTGTTTGATCATCAATTATTTCATCGGAATCACTCTCATTTTCACTTTCTACTAAATTTCTACTAGCGATTTCTTGACTTGTTGAAGGCGTACTTAATTGCAAGACGACTGTTACAGCTAAATTGCGACTCCAGAAAAGAATTCGAAAGATTTGGTCTTTACAAAGATCAAAACATTATTACGAACATTATTACCAACCATCCTTGAAAAATGTTGTGAAATACGATACATAGACGTAGGAAAATAAATGACGCGGCGTATCAAGCGTCCGTACGACACGCGACGTGACGGTCCGTACGCTGCACGAACCGTGGCTAGTGGAAACGAAATGAGAAACCGTACAGTGTACAGACGCCGTCCCAATGGGTTAATatgtgttaaaatatattttcaatatatcattaaatataaaattgcaggCAGTGGATAAAGATCGAAGTGGtgaaatttctgtaaaagaatttcagttatttttccaatgtttAGGACTCACACATGATGTAAGTAGAATTGCACATtcaattttatgattattaaaatgaaaattaaataaataaattgattaaactgaaatatttattataggaTGCAGTTATTTCCTTCAGTCATATTGATACTAATGATGATGGTAAAATTAGCTTTGAAGAATTCATAACATTGGGTCGTGAGTTCTTCTTAACAGAAGATCCAACAAAACCCAGTAAATATTTCTGGGGTCCTTTAGTAGATTAAAATTCTCACTGCAATCCTATAATTTGTGATaatacaatactatatattaattatttttataatgataattttttgACTTCACTTGTAAGACATTTGAGTTAtaggatataaattttatactatagGTTAATTTGTTTACCTATATACAAAAaactgtttaaataaaaagactTATTAATGTAATGGGTAGAACTTGTATGAAactatttttgttaaaaagtataacagtttaattacaaatataaatactcacttttacaaatacatgtaattgtatgaaaataaataaaccaattatttaattactttgatTTCCTAAGAGAAAAACCTTCACCAGTGAATGCTTTAAATTCATCTGGGTCTTTTGCctataaacatataattggataaatataaagtaacatACAAATGACATTTCAACTTACCTCTTTATTATTAACAGGTTTACTAATGCGCAAGAACGTAAGTGTTCctattttataatcataatcTGGTATTCCTCTAACATAAGCCGGTTTACTTGTAGTAACTTCTGGTTTTGCAAAATCTCTACGTTTTTTGCCATCTAATCTATTACCTTCTCCTTTGAATGGCACAAAACCAGATGGTGCTGGCATTAAATCTGCAGGATCTACTACATTTTCATCCTTTTTAGTCTCTTTTTCTACATATCCCAATGGTGGAGCAAATTCAACGTTCATATCACATTCTATGATAGTGACTGCTGGACCTGGTCTTGTTTCCAAAACAcacatttcatatattctttGATTGTATTTTATAGCAATAATGTCACCTGTTGTAAGACAAGCAAAATTTCTTAATCCATTTTCTAAAACAGCTTTAGGATTTGTGATATCTAAAAAATCTTCGGATTGTGGTTGAAAACGTGAAAATGTTGCAACAGGTAAATTTACACTttcaacatttattaattctccTTCTTGTAATAGAAGATTATACATCATCTGTAATCATATTATGATAATTGTACACTGATTTGGGCTATATATCAATCTAGTATTCTTAactaataatacaaaaatgagGATATAAACATACCCAACAAGGTAAATAAACTCTTCCTTCGTCCGCAACAAACTCTAAAACTCCACAATGAGTAATTCTATTCGTTTTTTCATTACTTAATCTGAATAACATAGgaaatctaatatttaatcttGTGAGATGCTCTAAAGCTGAGGGTGGCATGATTACTGAAAAGCaacaaattataatcttttacTTGTTCAGTGAATAAATTACAACATGTTCtttagatatatatacttttCCCTCCACGTTCTACATCTCGTCGATATGTACCCGGTAACATTGACACAGAAAAACATCTATAGTGGTTGTTGAAAGGTCTGACAATCTCCGGAAACATGTTAAATCCAAACTGAAAGTGAAAAGtcattttaatcgaaacaacATAaccttattttattaaaagaaatcatCGAACGGAACATATTCCGTCGTTGTTTATCGTTTCTCTCTCAGGTTTTCTTTACCATATTTATGTATTCGTTGCAGTACTCTTTCGGAGacttataattaatagaatttttttaaaagcgtGGAAATTTGGATTTACTTATCACTATGACATAcgcataaatacataaacagaCACAACTTATGCATATCTATCAGAGGTGAAGAAATATCGATAGTATATCGATTATTATCGTTAGTCTTCGAAATGAAAAACTAGTGAAAGCtagtgatattttttttataaccaTCGATagtttcgatattattttgaataactttAAATTTGAATGTATCAGGGTATCAAGCAATTGGAATTTGCTCAATTTGGAACTGTGtgtgtaaaataaatcgttttttattggaaaaataactCATGGAAATTTAGAACATTTAATATACTTCATAACAgctttatttatatagttaattattatagtttttcgtttataatagaatatataatagaatattgatcatacaatttttgcaaaaattatgaaCTATTACTATagataattaaagatataatataaaatttattctatattaatatatcattacaaatattatactgcctgcagtttttttttataaaaaataacatgCGAGAATAAATGCATTTGATATATTGTGTACGTATATCTAtactattttgtttatatgtgtaatgtatttgaaaattaaggACAGGATTTGATAGAGTTCCTTACTCATtggtagaaatatttaattatattgtaacatCATATATAGCTTTTGCTATATATTCCACATTTTTTGATGTTACTCCTGCCATAGATATTCTACCATCTTTTgtcaaataaatatgataatcaTTAATAAGCTTCTCTACCTATAAAGTAAATGGAAccagaattaaattattattttctatatatatatatatattgcatataatgataaaaataaataatagtggATGTCATACCTCATTAGGATTAAGGCCAGTAAAACAAAACATTCCAATTTGGTCTGTAATATGTTTCCAATCACGGGTACTACCCATCTTCTTAAGATTATCGTGCAACTTTTGACGTACAGATATAATACGGTTAGCCATTGTTTTTATATCAACCATCCATTGTTCTCTCAATGGGGCATTTTCTAAGATTTCATAAGAAATTCTGGCACCATTAATTGGTGCATTAGAAAATAGTGGTCTAATTATAAGCTTCAATTGCGAGAAAACACGATTTGCTTCATCCTTGTTAGCACAAACCATTGTAAATGTTCCCACACGTTCACCTACGAtgatcaataatttttaaatattttcatttagcgGAAATGAGATTTATAAACTTGTATATTAACCATATAAGCCCATATTTTTAGCATATGATTGAGCCAGAGCAAATTGAATTCCTTCTTTTACAAAGTGTCGAACACCAAAAGCGTCTCTATCTATATCACCTAAAATTTGCACAAAAATATCCACTAgtgaacaaattttcatgtattattaaaaattaaattattaacttcTTATATGTTGTTTTACCTGTGGCAAACCCTTGATATGCCATGTCCAAAAAAGggaaatgttcttttttttttactaattctGCTAATTCTTTCCATTGTTCTGGTTTAGGATCGACACCAGTAGGATTATGAGCACATGCATGAAGAAGAATAATGGATTTGTCtggaattttctataaaatacaatattacaaatagaatttgtaaatataaccaataaataatcaataaacacaatatatcatttatagtatttatatactaACATATAAGTTTTCTAAAAGACCTTTATGGTTTAATCCACATGTTTTTGGATCATAATAACAATACTGTTTTACTGGAAGTTTAGCAAATGTAAATACTGGAGCATGGTTTCCCCATGTAGGTACTGGTAAATATATCTCCTTATTTCCAGTAAAAAAACGTGTGAGAAAGAGTCCTCCAAGAGAAAGTGCTCCTGTACCAGAAATTGTTTGAGCTGTAGCAGTCTACAAAATGATATCAGTTAAATTGTGAATTATAAAGAAGTTATAAAATAGGAAAACTAATAATTCAGTGTGCTATTGacataagaataataaaatattaaccaTAACGAAATTGCACGGTTAgtcttatacgttatatgtacAGTCAGTCATAAAagtctatatacatatatcaaattttatacatctGACTTgtcaaagtaattaaaaacacattttgtcacaaatttatttatacttatgTACAGAAAGTCATACTAAATGTATTCAGCACAGTAATGTATTTCTAAAAGGAATTAGAAAAGCTAAAACATTTAACTCACAAAAATCTTGgaatgaaattacatattacaaaatttttaattttattattgccaATGAGATACCATTAATGATGCAGAGGAAGGACctatatgatattaatataatattagcctaccatttttatgatttcatgTATGTATAGCAGATGTTTGCAATATTTGtatcatttcatatttctttaaattcttttttttagtaGAAGTGAAAGTGAATAAACTGTGTTACattttaacgatatgtgtCTTAATGTgcaaaaaaaatttatatagtgctaacatttttactataatattttatattctaggGGTATATATAGAATCTTGTGATTAACTATAGATATGTATTTCTGTGTATATCTACACTGTGCATGCATGTGTTTTCAATACATGTGTTATGTGTATGTTTAAACTActtaatatatgtttatttatttgtttatgcTTCAGATtcaagaaacaattttaactGATGAACTCTTTtcttaaagaatatattttacatgtaaTACTTACCAAACCTTCATCAACAATATTACTATGTTCACCAAGTGCTAACTTAATACTAAGTTTACAAAATTCTGCATTTCCTGCAATTgctaaatattctttatccATATTTCTACTTCTAATTCTTTCTTCTgcctataatatatttgattcaGTTAGATTAAtgtgaaaaattagaaatatatatatttcccaaaaataattgcgttataatatataccatTCGTACACTTGGCAAAATAAATGGTTTAGTTTCATCATCTCGATAAGCACCAACTCCTAAATTAACTTTATTTGGATGTGTATCTGCTTTAAATCTTTCTGTAAGACTGAAAATTGGGTCTGGTGGACCCATTTCTATCTGAGACCACCATGAACTATAAcacacaaaatattttaatattaattaatttcatgtaAAGTAAatcttaaaagaaaaaaataaattataaataagtaaatatcaataaattatatagtaaaatcATTTAAAGTTTTTAAGCATTTTAATTAAGCTTTTAGTTATGCTTCTTCTTGAGAAATTCCTgatcattaataataaattctatgattatcaataattttaaataatttttaaaatatataatttataatataaaaaggttaaaaagttcaattaattttttaatataaaccTACCTTAGTGATCTAACATTgctgttatttttaaataatttgcatgCAAATGGAAGTCTAAATAGTTTTTTACTTTGTGccatattaatattaatatgttagAATACACTACATTCACCGTATGGATTACTTTAAATTACAGATATATTTGCACTACTTCAATAGTTTGCTGATTTGATGTACAATATGTAGATGCTTATCGTCTATAGAGGGTGTTCCATAAATTTGTGCCAAAATGCAGCccgtaaataaaaataggaaaaagatttgatataaatgctttatcaaaaaattgtaacaactgataataataaaaaatgaagtatgagaaaaatgataacagtcttatttttatcgtagtaggaagtatgaataaataaataatgtttatatttcatatcgatACAAATTGatttactaaattaaaatttcatttgttaaataaattcaatagtTTAGTGATATTATGTACTATGTATTTTCGCATTTTGAAATATAgtccatttttattaataagagCCTAATATTATTCCATTGTTACGTATTTAGCAGTTATTTAAGAATCTGCCTCAAGTAGGTTAGTGCACGTAAAGCGCTAATCCTGATAGTAATATGCGCAAAAATTTAAGAGAACTACTACGATGTAAAGCTATTACTTATTATAACTTAATTGTCTTGAGTTGTTGAATTTCTACTACTTTTTTGTATGATGTCTGTTGCAACTGTTCTTTCCTATTCTGGTCCTCCTTTTATTTTGTCATAGGCCAATAGTAGATCAGATTCTGTCCCATTCATCGATGACGATTCATCTTCCGATTTCATTTAGATAACAAGCTTTTGTAACCTTAGTATACTTCGTTGTTGGATCTAGGAATATGTTACAAGGAAGAAATATGTAGAATCtgaataaagagaaagagaagacaACAATAATTTATGTCCCTCTTAGAGCACAAGATCAAGTAGAGTATTTTCTAAGGACCATGTGTGATTTAGTCTACACTGCTAATTTGTTACGTTTATCATTTCCTGCCTTTTGTAATCCTTACTGTGATAACTCACATAATATAGAGATAATAtacacacataatatatatacttaaataatatagaGATATgtctcatattttatatacgtacatatgttgGATATTCATGTCGTGAATTTTGGCGTAGCTGAAAGAATGAACAAAAGattccaataaaaaatgacattGATTaactgttataattataaattatcatcgaTTGCTATTTGTATATCGCtcgttaatttgtatatttacatatttgttgCTGAGACATAGAACACTTGctttttaacaatataaatattagaattagatttttatgaatatttttttccaattcATCATGAATTCCATTCAAGAAGTTCATATCTGAGATTACAAATTGGCGcgttcaatttatattttaaaaagacaaCTTCATATTTATTGACTATGTTTACTCCATGAAGTTTTCAAATAACGCTGTTttaatgtatttctatttctatctttcaatCTGTTATctaagaaacgaaattgataTTTGTGTTAGTGTTATCTAACTTACCAACtatgtatgtaaattaaacGATAGTGAACATATACgttacgtatgtatataacacgcaactaaaaagaatagaaatcaGTTATATTTGTactaatgtattatttttggATAAAACTCATTGCTAAACATTCATAGGAAGTTgacttattattaaattattaaatattttcgcaaAATTAATGATGACTTGAACATGCAAATCTCCAGTTTCACGATAATCTTATAAAACTTAACAAGTTTAAGATAaggttttattttaatttttcgttacTGATCTGCTATcaaaacttttaaaaatatcatgtcTAGCTTATATGTTTTGAGTATATGGGAACAAGAATAATTACTtacgaacgaaattatttaatgagaAATGCAAATGCAAATACCTTTAATTCAAgatgaaaaaacaaattcatcTTGGTCAAGGTAATTAATctatattaagatattatgaaaataatttaaaagaatcttTGAATCTTTTTACAAGATTATTTTTGATGTTTGGcaatataaactaaaattataaagtaaattttaggAAGGAGAGACGAAAATGGTTTCTATCATTATTATGTGGTACTTGTCTCATATATGCTACAAGAACATCTGTTCCTTTATTAATGCCAATTATAAGTAAAGAGAAACAATGGTCCAAGCCAGATTCTGGAGTAATACTGTCTAGTTTTTTTTGGGGTTATACATTAACGCAAGTTGCTAGTGGTTATATTAGCGATAGAATTGGAGGACAAAAAGTATTATTGATCTCTGCTCTTGGATGGTCTATGACAACATTTTTTATGCCAGAAGTCATAGAACTCTTTTCAAAGAATGATAGTTCTGTGTTATTAGTAGCAATAGTGAGAACGATAAATGGTGCATTCCAAGGTATTCTTATGAAATTACTAACGTAAATGGCTAAAGTATGTAAAAGATGTttgttctttatatatataaaaattgcatataTTACAGGCATGCATTTCCCCAGTATGATTAGTTTAATAAGTCAACGATTGCACGAAACAGAAAGAGCCtcattttttagtttattaacaTCAGGATCAGCACTTGGCACATTGCTCACTGGATCTTTAGGTTCCTATCtgttggaaaattataattggGTAGTAGTTTTCCAAACATTAggtatataaatgtataattatgtGTTATTTACACTAATATTAACAACCTTATCAATTAATTCACAGTgtgatttaattatataaaaatatctaatttgtTATCTTAGGAGGTTTGAGCTTGGCATGGGCTGTGCTATTAAGTTACCATACTCTACCTTTTAAGGAAAAAGCAGCTTCTACTAAATCAGCTACTAACTACACTTTGCCTTGGTTGAAGCTTTTAAAAAAACCTCCATTCTGGTAATCATTGTGCATGGGATCAATTTGAATTCAGTTATCATAAGTCACACAATTTCTGACACAAAtcttaatataaaaagtatataaagttatatggatttataaaaatattatgattacaaatttatagatGTATAAAGTTCACATATTAACTATTATTTTCAGGTCATGTGTAATAGGTCATGCTTgtcaaaataattgtttttttgTATTACTATCCTGGATGCCAATGTATTTTCATGATACATTTCCAGAAGTAaaggtaattaattattaggttgtctcaaaagtttcttctgttgttttataaggaaataataaatacacaaattttttgttttatattactttattgaatgtttaaacaaaatggatcatacataattcaataaaattgtataccATTAGTTATATAACAtgttaaaaattccttttgttATATTTAGGGTTGGGTTGTAAACATGGTGCCATGGTTGTCTATGTTGCCTTGTACATTTTTTGGTAAAGCACTTTCGGAGAAGATAATAAAAGCAGGGTATTCCATCACAGTAACAcgtaaaataatcgaaacaaTATGTTTTTTAACTGAAGTTATAAgcttattatttttaggtaAGTATAggtatgtataataatgtatgaagaaattaaatagtgaaattgattttaaaacaatttcagcAAAAGTAGAAACTTTTCAAAGTGCAATAATTTGTCTTGCGTTTATAATTGGCGGATCAGGTTTTCATAATAATGCAATTGCAGTAAATCCTTCAGATCTTGCACCAAAACATTCCGGAAGTGTATTTGGATTAATGAACACTGTTGGTGCTATACCTGgtatatataatcataaatttaCTATTGCAGTAATAGGAAAGATGAtagtaaaaaagataattttcagGATTTCTTGGAGTATACTTTTCTGgatatatattacatgtaaCGCACAGCTGGCCTgttgtatttatattcattgCTATAATAGATGCATTAggatgtataatatatttattatttggttCTGGTCAagcaattatataaaattacatccaatttattgttcttttagtttattgtgaATACACCCTATCCTTAAAATTTGGTACAATtgcgtaaattttaattatctatgaataaaacaataatattaattaagttgTGTCAATATTGCGAGAAGTTTCGACAGTAATACAAAAAAACATTCGTGCATGGTATGTATATCGGTTAACTgataatttgattttgtttaaaattccatattatcttatacatgttatacatgttacgtttaattaatcataattataaaaattttaaatatagtaaatattaataatataaatttaaaaggtTAGCACTGattcaatataaaatcataCGTAATGAAGGAATCTAATAAGAATGGTTAAACGCGATATCTATGATATTTCTAAGTATGATTTTTCAGAGTATAATACCAAAACATAACCGATTATAATTTCTAGaacgataattttctatcaatcgttacacaatattttacagaaataaatgttacCGTATTAcgtcaaatattaaaatgttcttttaaTTGACGATGAATAAAAACTTAGCCAATGTGATGGTTAGTAAGTATATGTGATTGCCACCTACATGAAAATGCCTCTTTATCGGAGATTGGAGCAGCAAGTGCCTGATGCCTTTTTTAACGCGAGCATGTGAACGGATCTCGAGACTCGATTTTTCGACTTGGAACATCTCGTGAGAATTAATGTACGCAGTAGGGACAATTGCAGaggtggaattttatttttaacgggACGACCGTGTACTTGTTTACGCGAGGTTTTTGATGAACGTGTGAGTTGTCCGTTGACGCTTGTCGTTTTCACCGATCATTCGGTCGTGCCTGTCTCTGCCTGCTGCCGCGAATGTGGATACTTCATAGTGTGCTGTACTGCTGCTGCCGCCGCTGTGCGTTTGAAGTGCTCCCTACGGTTGATCGCCTTTGGATTTTAACAAGTCCTTCACATTCGTGAACGCTTTGAAACTGGTTCGTTATTGTACCAGACCCCGCCGTGATTGTCACTTGATAGCAACACCCGAGGCGCCAAAGCTGTCCGCATCGGCGCTTTCTTTAGCCCAAGTGGTATCAATGTTGTCTGGCAATGGTGTGTAAGGAGAACGTGGTATCATGGTTTGGGAATCTGTCCaggtaatagaaatattatcagTTTCTTCCCTAACTAATGCCATATTCTCCTTGTTCGGAAATGGATTGTTATAGTTCTTTTATTCATAGcgcttcttttcgttttcaagTATGACCTCTTCATCCTTACTAAATTTCGAACTAACCAAAAAGAACATTCCGCAATTTCATCTTAATTTTATGTCAGAAATTAACATGAATGTATTggtaaataagaaattatatggatattgattttcattaatgtttaatttaccccattatcgatatatcacttttctgtttattataCAGGAGTACCAAGTATGGTAGCAACTGTTTTCCTCTAATTTCGTGTGTATTCAAGATATTATagtgaattaataattaaatcttcttatgtatatttgttttaaaatgataaaatactacatatattttatattgttatcaACAGTAGTATCATTTACTTTTCCTGTTGAATatggatattaataaaatcttataaagcatatta
This genomic interval carries:
- the LOC122577941 gene encoding solute carrier family 17 member 9 isoform X1, with protein sequence MQMQIPLIQDEKTNSSWSRKERRKWFLSLLCGTCLIYATRTSVPLLMPIISKEKQWSKPDSGVILSSFFWGYTLTQVASGYISDRIGGQKVLLISALGWSMTTFFMPEVIELFSKNDSSVLLVAIVRTINGAFQGMHFPSMISLISQRLHETERASFFSLLTSGSALGTLLTGSLGSYLLENYNWVVVFQTLGGLSLAWAVLLSYHTLPFKEKAASTKSATNYTLPWLKLLKKPPFWSCVIGHACQNNCFFVLLSWMPMYFHDTFPEVKGWVVNMVPWLSMLPCTFFGKALSEKIIKAGYSITVTRKIIETICFLTEVISLLFLAKVETFQSAIICLAFIIGGSGFHNNAIAVNPSDLAPKHSGSVFGLMNTVGAIPGIYNHKFTIAVIGKMIVKKIIFRISWSILFWIYITCNAQLACCIYIHCYNRCIRMYNIFIIWFWSSNYIKLHPIYCSFSLL
- the LOC122577941 gene encoding solute carrier family 17 member 9 isoform X3; this translates as MQMQIPLIQDEKTNSSWSRKERRKWFLSLLCGTCLIYATRTSVPLLMPIISKEKQWSKPDSGVILSSFFWGYTLTQVASGYISDRIGGQKVLLISALGWSMTTFFMPEVIELFSKNDSSVLLVAIVRTINGAFQGMHFPSMISLISQRLHETERASFFSLLTSGSALGTLLTGSLGSYLLENYNWVVVFQTLGGLSLAWAVLLSYHTLPFKEKAASTKSATNYTLPWLKLLKKPPFWSCVIGHACQNNCFFVLLSWMPMYFHDTFPEVKGWVVNMVPWLSMLPCTFFGKALSEKIIKAGYSITVTRKIIETICFLTEVISLLFLAKVETFQSAIICLAFIIGGSGFHNNAIAVNPSDLAPKHSGSVFGLMNTVGAIPGFLGVYFSGYILHVTHSWPVVFIFIAIIDALGCIIYLLFGSGQAII
- the LOC122577941 gene encoding solute carrier family 17 member 9 isoform X2, with the translated sequence MKKQIHLGQVNFRKERRKWFLSLLCGTCLIYATRTSVPLLMPIISKEKQWSKPDSGVILSSFFWGYTLTQVASGYISDRIGGQKVLLISALGWSMTTFFMPEVIELFSKNDSSVLLVAIVRTINGAFQGMHFPSMISLISQRLHETERASFFSLLTSGSALGTLLTGSLGSYLLENYNWVVVFQTLGGLSLAWAVLLSYHTLPFKEKAASTKSATNYTLPWLKLLKKPPFWSCVIGHACQNNCFFVLLSWMPMYFHDTFPEVKGWVVNMVPWLSMLPCTFFGKALSEKIIKAGYSITVTRKIIETICFLTEVISLLFLAKVETFQSAIICLAFIIGGSGFHNNAIAVNPSDLAPKHSGSVFGLMNTVGAIPGIYNHKFTIAVIGKMIVKKIIFRISWSILFWIYITCNAQLACCIYIHCYNRCIRMYNIFIIWFWSSNYIKLHPIYCSFSLL